In the genome of Hyphobacterium sp. CCMP332, one region contains:
- the gyrA gene encoding DNA gyrase subunit A has translation MAEGENIIPINIEDEMKGAYIDYSMSVIVSRALPDVRDGLKPVHRRVLYGMLDLGLNYNKPHKKSARIVGEVLGKYHPHGDASVYDTMVRMAQPWSLRYLLVDGQGNFGSIDGDSPAAMRYTEARLTRIAEELLNDINKNTVDFALNFDDSLKEPTVLPAKYPNLLVNGASGIAVGMATNMAPHNLSEVVEGTKAYIDNNDISIEELMQYVTAPDFPTGGTIYGYSGVKSAFETGRGRIVLRAKAEIEITKENRAQIIVTEIPFQVNKANMIEKTAILVNEKKMEGISDIRDESDKKGLRIVYELKRDAIPNIVLNNLYKYTQLQSSFSVNNIALVKGRPKALNLQELIMYFVEHRHEVVTRRTQYELDEAEKRAHILEGYLIALDNLDEVIALIRSSRDAEIAKKGLVEQFKLSEIQAKAILEMRLQRLTGLERDKIKKEYEEVMELIGKLKAILGDKDLRMQIIKDELDEMKDKYGDERRTDIVHSADDIDIEDIIPDESMVLTISHEGYIKRTALTEFKTQGRGGVGSRGASSKEEDFTEHLFIATTHNYLLFFTESGKVFWEKVYAIPEGSKTAKGRPIQNVINIEKDDKIRAVIAVKNLKDEDYINNNYLVFGTEKGIIKKTSLEAYSRPRQNGINAITINEGDRLLNVKLTDGDAFVILALKSGRAIRFHESKVRGMGRTAAGVRGIKLASAKDKVVGMVTANSIEEDLLVVSENGYGKRSKIEEYRETNRGGKGVKAMNVTKKTGELVTIVHVRDEDHLMIINKSGITIRMEVNTLRVMGRATQGVKLIRLNDKDAISSVAKIEYIEEMESDPEIQEASDEETSESKNDESKDNTSEEEDNKDESNNKE, from the coding sequence ATGGCCGAGGGAGAGAATATCATTCCAATCAATATTGAGGATGAAATGAAAGGTGCTTATATCGACTATTCTATGTCGGTAATTGTTTCAAGAGCACTTCCGGATGTTAGAGACGGATTAAAACCAGTACACAGAAGAGTCCTTTATGGGATGCTCGATTTAGGGTTGAACTACAATAAACCTCATAAAAAATCAGCGAGGATCGTCGGGGAAGTTCTGGGTAAGTATCACCCGCATGGGGATGCCTCCGTTTATGATACGATGGTTAGAATGGCACAGCCATGGTCATTGAGATATTTACTAGTTGACGGACAAGGTAACTTCGGTTCAATCGATGGTGATTCTCCTGCTGCGATGCGTTACACAGAAGCGCGATTAACAAGAATTGCGGAGGAATTATTAAATGACATCAACAAGAACACGGTTGATTTTGCACTAAATTTTGACGATTCCTTAAAAGAACCAACCGTATTACCTGCCAAATATCCCAATCTGCTTGTCAATGGCGCTTCGGGAATTGCAGTGGGTATGGCCACAAATATGGCACCTCATAATCTAAGTGAGGTAGTTGAAGGTACAAAAGCATATATAGATAATAATGATATTAGCATTGAGGAATTGATGCAATATGTCACTGCACCTGATTTTCCAACGGGCGGTACAATTTATGGATACAGCGGTGTTAAATCGGCATTTGAAACCGGCAGGGGGAGAATTGTACTTCGCGCTAAAGCGGAAATTGAAATCACTAAAGAGAACCGGGCACAAATCATTGTAACTGAAATTCCATTTCAGGTGAACAAGGCCAACATGATAGAGAAAACAGCCATTCTCGTCAATGAAAAGAAAATGGAAGGTATCTCTGATATCAGGGATGAATCTGATAAAAAAGGCCTGAGGATTGTGTATGAATTAAAAAGAGATGCTATTCCAAATATTGTTCTTAATAATTTATACAAATACACACAGCTACAGTCTTCATTTAGCGTAAATAATATTGCGCTTGTTAAAGGCAGACCAAAAGCTCTCAATTTGCAGGAACTCATCATGTATTTCGTGGAGCACAGACACGAAGTTGTTACAAGAAGAACGCAATACGAACTGGATGAAGCTGAAAAGAGAGCGCATATTCTGGAAGGTTATTTGATTGCTCTTGATAATCTGGATGAAGTTATTGCTCTAATTAGAAGTTCCAGGGATGCCGAAATAGCAAAAAAAGGTCTTGTAGAGCAATTTAAGTTGAGCGAAATTCAGGCGAAAGCCATTCTTGAAATGCGTTTGCAAAGACTCACTGGTCTTGAGCGTGATAAAATCAAGAAAGAATACGAAGAGGTGATGGAGCTTATCGGTAAGCTGAAAGCCATACTTGGTGATAAAGACCTTAGAATGCAAATCATCAAGGATGAACTTGATGAAATGAAAGACAAGTACGGCGATGAAAGAAGAACAGATATCGTTCACTCGGCCGATGACATAGACATAGAAGACATTATACCTGATGAAAGCATGGTTCTTACTATTTCTCATGAAGGATATATAAAAAGAACGGCATTAACAGAATTCAAAACTCAGGGTAGAGGAGGGGTTGGTTCAAGGGGTGCTTCTTCCAAAGAAGAGGATTTCACAGAACATTTATTCATAGCCACAACGCATAATTACCTTTTGTTTTTTACCGAATCCGGAAAAGTATTTTGGGAAAAAGTATATGCTATTCCGGAAGGAAGTAAGACTGCCAAGGGCCGTCCGATTCAAAATGTAATTAACATTGAAAAAGATGATAAAATACGGGCTGTAATTGCCGTTAAAAATCTAAAAGATGAGGATTATATCAATAATAATTACCTTGTTTTTGGTACAGAGAAAGGCATTATAAAGAAAACCAGCCTGGAGGCTTATTCCCGTCCGAGACAAAACGGAATTAATGCCATAACCATTAATGAAGGCGATAGATTATTAAATGTAAAGCTCACCGACGGCGATGCCTTTGTGATATTGGCATTAAAATCAGGCCGTGCCATACGTTTTCATGAAAGCAAAGTCAGAGGCATGGGAAGAACCGCTGCCGGAGTAAGGGGTATTAAACTTGCCTCAGCAAAAGACAAAGTAGTTGGCATGGTTACTGCAAACAGCATTGAAGAAGATTTGCTTGTTGTTTCGGAAAATGGTTATGGTAAACGCTCAAAAATTGAGGAATACCGTGAAACAAACCGTGGTGGAAAAGGCGTAAAGGCTATGAATGTTACCAAAAAAACCGGTGAGTTGGTAACCATCGTCCATGTGCGGGATGAAGATCATTTGATGATCATTAATAAATCAGGAATAACAATCCGTATGGAAGTCAATACCTTAAGAGTAATGGGTAGAGCAACGCAGGGTGTAAAACTGATACGATTGAACGATAAAGACGCAATATCTTCGGTAGCAAAAATAGAGTACATCGAGGAAATGGAATCTGATCCGGAAATTCAGGAAGCTAGTGATGAAGAAACTTCAGAGTCCAAAAATGATGAAAGCAAGGATAATACCTCGGAAGAGGAAGACAATAAAGACGAAAGCAATAACAAGGAATAA
- a CDS encoding tetratricopeptide repeat protein gives MNLYQSTIKSLGVLLMLLLVSSTGFGQKSARTNTHFALQEAKELLIQENFADAAKKLAYARENIDKAVNHEQTKGDSKTWVYRGDVYAEIMRLPADNNAGVPKIEAAKIATESFKKAMSLDDSKRQDDAKDAKQKLNNVVYVLTFNTGLENINAGDNANAIKAFEVAIMINDKDTNAALNAAIAAERMKDFDKAFTLYKKMIDEMGANDHFAYIAVTNNYVAKEEYDKALEYISKGLEVNNNAKKEKIKDLLTTEFNVYLKSNRLDEAISNVKKNLENDPENDGLYSRLGQLYDQMRENAEGEEASNYGNLAVENYKKALELNPANLDANYNLGAFYYNKAASIYKEVNNMDLKTYQSKGVALEKKGEENFNLAIPYFKKAYELAPDDAGLKNSLKTIYTRLKNYEEAQKYN, from the coding sequence ATGAACTTATATCAATCCACAATTAAATCTTTAGGAGTGCTCTTGATGCTCCTTTTAGTTTCTAGTACAGGTTTTGGACAAAAATCGGCCAGAACCAATACACATTTTGCATTGCAGGAAGCCAAGGAATTATTAATTCAGGAGAATTTTGCAGATGCTGCAAAAAAATTGGCATATGCGCGAGAAAATATCGATAAGGCAGTTAATCATGAGCAAACTAAAGGCGACTCGAAAACATGGGTCTATCGTGGTGATGTTTATGCTGAAATTATGCGATTACCCGCAGACAACAATGCCGGAGTACCGAAAATAGAAGCAGCCAAGATTGCTACTGAAAGTTTCAAAAAAGCCATGTCGCTTGACGATTCAAAAAGACAGGACGATGCCAAGGATGCCAAGCAAAAACTCAATAATGTGGTTTATGTCTTGACATTTAATACGGGGCTTGAAAATATCAATGCCGGTGATAATGCCAATGCCATAAAAGCCTTTGAAGTAGCAATAATGATCAATGATAAAGATACCAATGCCGCATTAAATGCAGCCATTGCAGCAGAGCGAATGAAGGATTTTGACAAAGCCTTTACACTCTATAAGAAAATGATCGATGAAATGGGAGCTAATGACCATTTTGCCTACATCGCTGTAACCAATAACTATGTGGCTAAGGAAGAGTACGATAAAGCTTTAGAATACATAAGCAAAGGTCTCGAAGTCAATAATAACGCCAAAAAGGAAAAAATAAAGGATCTTTTGACAACTGAATTTAATGTATATCTGAAATCTAACAGATTGGATGAGGCCATTTCAAATGTTAAGAAAAACCTTGAAAATGATCCTGAAAATGATGGACTCTATTCACGACTAGGACAATTATACGATCAAATGAGAGAAAATGCTGAAGGTGAAGAAGCCAGCAATTACGGCAATTTGGCGGTTGAAAATTATAAAAAAGCGCTGGAGCTTAATCCGGCCAATCTGGATGCCAATTATAATCTCGGTGCCTTTTATTACAATAAGGCGGCTAGTATTTATAAGGAAGTGAATAACATGGACTTGAAAACTTATCAGTCAAAAGGAGTTGCACTTGAAAAGAAAGGGGAGGAGAACTTTAATTTGGCCATACCATATTTCAAAAAAGCATATGAATTGGCACCTGATGATGCCGGTTTGAAAAATTCACTTAAGACAATCTACACCAGATTGAAAAATTACGAAGAGGCACAGAAATATAATTAG
- the msrB gene encoding peptide-methionine (R)-S-oxide reductase MsrB: protein MEIDWNKIIHYTQKGNPEPPRRVKKSDEEWKEKLSDEQFQITRLKGTERAFSGEYCEAHDPGKYACVCCGEALFDSGLKFESSSGWPSFTEPIKENVIKYEKDSSFGMVRVEVMCNVCDCHLGHVFPDGPKPSGLRYCINSASIKLIE, encoded by the coding sequence ATGGAAATTGACTGGAATAAAATTATTCATTATACCCAAAAGGGCAATCCCGAACCACCGAGAAGAGTTAAAAAAAGCGATGAAGAGTGGAAAGAAAAATTAAGCGATGAACAATTTCAGATAACCCGATTAAAAGGTACCGAAAGGGCTTTTTCCGGAGAGTACTGTGAGGCACATGATCCCGGAAAGTACGCCTGCGTTTGTTGTGGTGAAGCGTTATTTGATTCGGGTTTGAAATTTGAATCAAGCTCAGGATGGCCGAGTTTTACCGAGCCTATTAAAGAAAATGTTATTAAATACGAAAAAGACTCAAGCTTTGGAATGGTTCGTGTGGAGGTGATGTGCAATGTCTGTGACTGTCACCTGGGACATGTTTTTCCAGATGGACCAAAGCCTTCAGGCCTTCGCTACTGTATCAATTCTGCAAGTATTAAACTGATAGAATAA
- a CDS encoding ligase-associated DNA damage response exonuclease, whose amino-acid sequence MINGLLTINDKGIYCQQADVYIDPWKPVNKAIITHAHSDHARWGMKHYAAHPLSIPIMRSRIGKEIKVDSWNFGEIISMDGVKISLHPAGHIPGSAQVRLEYKGEIWVVSGDYKLENDPLSGSFESIKCHHFITESTFGLPVYKWKPDSEVFNEINNWWKRNKEEGKFSIIYAYALGKSQRVLSGLDTSIGPILTHGAVENVNKLYRESGLKIPETKYISTEIDLKKYKGAIVMAPPSAAGSAWIKKFKAYSEGQTSGWMALRGTKRRRNVDRGFVLSDHADWNGLNQAVESSGAENIYVTHGYRTIFSKWLNEKGFKARVLETAFEGELNDLEEGSVKA is encoded by the coding sequence ATGATAAATGGTCTATTAACGATAAATGATAAGGGAATATACTGCCAGCAGGCTGATGTTTATATTGATCCATGGAAACCTGTCAATAAAGCAATAATTACGCATGCTCATTCCGATCATGCTCGTTGGGGCATGAAACACTATGCTGCGCATCCATTGAGTATTCCCATAATGAGATCGAGGATTGGAAAAGAGATAAAAGTGGATTCCTGGAATTTCGGTGAAATTATATCTATGGATGGTGTAAAAATTAGTCTTCACCCAGCGGGACACATTCCCGGATCCGCACAGGTTCGATTAGAATACAAAGGAGAAATCTGGGTGGTTTCCGGAGATTATAAATTGGAGAATGATCCATTGAGCGGCTCATTTGAATCTATCAAATGCCATCATTTTATTACAGAATCCACTTTTGGATTACCGGTTTACAAATGGAAACCTGATTCTGAAGTATTTAATGAGATAAATAACTGGTGGAAAAGAAATAAAGAAGAGGGGAAATTCTCCATTATTTATGCTTATGCACTGGGCAAAAGCCAAAGAGTTTTATCGGGTTTGGATACTTCCATAGGTCCAATTCTCACTCACGGAGCGGTAGAAAACGTCAATAAATTGTACCGTGAATCGGGATTAAAAATTCCGGAGACTAAATATATTTCAACGGAAATAGACTTAAAAAAATACAAGGGTGCCATTGTAATGGCACCACCTTCTGCGGCTGGTAGTGCATGGATTAAAAAGTTCAAAGCCTATTCAGAAGGCCAGACGTCGGGTTGGATGGCACTCAGAGGCACTAAAAGAAGAAGAAATGTCGACAGAGGATTTGTATTGTCCGATCATGCCGACTGGAATGGTTTGAATCAGGCTGTAGAAAGCAGTGGAGCTGAAAATATTTATGTGACACATGGCTATAGAACTATTTTTTCAAAATGGCTAAATGAAAAAGGATTTAAAGCCCGGGTTTTGGAAACGGCATTTGAAGGTGAATTAAATGATTTGGAGGAAGGATCAGTTAAAGCATGA
- a CDS encoding ATP-dependent DNA ligase, with translation MKDFAKLISKLDETTKTNVRVNALADFFNSAKDEDKVWTIALLSGRRPKRAVKTNMIRTWASEEANIPYWLFEESYHIVGDLAETIALLLPEPIRKSHKSLSQRLTDLIQIREKEEADKKEYLKKTWSELNREERFVFNKLLTGGFRIGISQKLMTKALAKSTGINENSLALRLMGDWDPAKKSYQKLIIEPDPNEDLNKPYPFYLAYPLENEINKLGNTSEWLAERKWDGIRGQIVYRKGEMAVWSRGEELVTEKYPEFKELKKSNGDFVLDGEILAFKDKKPLPFQSLQTRIGRKNISKIMLEKTPVVFMAYDLLELSGMDLRSEAIVIRRSKLEQIIDDIDHDNFKLSPLVEFNSWEELKSERKRSRELHCEGLMLKRKESIYETGRKKGSWWKWKIDPLTIDAVLIYAMRGHGRRANLYTDYTFAVRDGENLVPFTKAYSGLSDQEFREVDAFVKKNTLERFGPVRSVKPELVFEIAFEGIAESKRHKSGIALRFPRMKRWRKDKSPNETNTLEDLINLLNLY, from the coding sequence ATGAAAGACTTTGCAAAATTAATATCGAAGCTTGATGAGACTACAAAAACGAATGTTCGTGTCAATGCATTGGCAGATTTTTTCAATTCTGCAAAGGATGAGGACAAAGTTTGGACAATTGCTCTACTTTCGGGCCGCAGACCTAAAAGAGCAGTCAAAACAAATATGATCAGAACATGGGCATCTGAAGAAGCGAACATTCCATACTGGTTATTTGAAGAATCCTATCATATCGTTGGAGATCTGGCTGAAACCATTGCTCTTTTGTTGCCTGAACCCATAAGAAAAAGCCATAAATCTCTAAGTCAAAGATTAACTGATCTTATTCAGATAAGGGAAAAAGAAGAAGCGGATAAAAAAGAATATTTAAAAAAAACTTGGTCAGAATTAAATAGGGAAGAGCGATTCGTTTTCAATAAGTTATTGACCGGTGGATTTAGAATTGGTATTTCTCAAAAATTGATGACGAAGGCTTTGGCCAAATCGACCGGAATAAACGAAAACAGTCTTGCCCTTAGACTTATGGGTGATTGGGATCCTGCAAAAAAATCTTATCAAAAACTCATCATTGAACCCGATCCCAATGAAGATTTAAATAAACCTTATCCTTTTTACCTGGCATATCCTCTTGAAAATGAAATAAATAAGCTTGGAAATACAAGTGAATGGCTGGCTGAAAGAAAATGGGATGGTATTAGAGGGCAAATAGTGTATCGAAAAGGAGAGATGGCTGTTTGGTCAAGAGGAGAGGAGCTGGTTACAGAAAAGTATCCTGAATTCAAAGAATTGAAAAAGTCAAACGGCGATTTTGTTTTGGATGGTGAAATCCTGGCCTTCAAGGATAAAAAACCCTTGCCATTTCAGTCCTTGCAAACGCGAATTGGACGAAAGAATATTTCAAAAATAATGCTCGAAAAAACACCGGTAGTATTTATGGCTTATGATCTGCTGGAACTTAGTGGAATGGATTTAAGATCTGAAGCAATTGTAATTCGCAGAAGCAAATTAGAACAAATTATTGATGACATCGATCATGACAATTTCAAATTATCCCCACTTGTTGAATTCAATAGCTGGGAGGAGCTAAAATCTGAGCGAAAGCGCTCAAGGGAATTGCATTGTGAAGGTCTAATGCTGAAAAGAAAAGAATCCATTTATGAAACAGGCAGAAAAAAGGGCAGTTGGTGGAAATGGAAGATAGATCCATTAACCATAGATGCGGTTTTGATTTACGCAATGAGAGGTCATGGCCGCAGAGCTAACTTATATACTGATTATACTTTTGCAGTCCGGGATGGCGAAAACCTCGTTCCATTTACAAAAGCCTATTCAGGATTAAGTGATCAGGAGTTTAGGGAAGTAGATGCTTTTGTAAAGAAAAATACATTGGAGCGTTTTGGCCCTGTGAGAAGTGTAAAACCCGAATTGGTTTTTGAAATAGCTTTTGAAGGAATTGCCGAATCCAAAAGACATAAATCCGGAATAGCACTGAGATTTCCAAGAATGAAGCGCTGGAGAAAAGACAAATCCCCAAATGAAACTAACACATTGGAGGATTTGATAAATTTGCTAAATCTATATTAA
- a CDS encoding ABC transporter ATP-binding protein produces the protein MILKLRGIQKKYLNSPSRAIRGMSLKVENGEILALLGESGSGKSSLLKIISGRQIADRGKMVFLNEEKNILESNLSGQFEGIRLIDQESQLPLNVSIRVALERQLYDYKKSWVKERISRVSNLCQLKGLLDRKINEISGGQRQRAALALAIADEPRLLLMDEAFTNLDFSLKKEIQMQWINIIREENISVIMVTHDPRDSLMYADRIAVMHKGRIVQRGSPEELYHRPKDLYVSELFGHTTKVKNKFYRPEDFKILNQNGKLKGKVLYKYFQGNGYLYVLKKNTKIYKVYSTKDINKKELMISWEE, from the coding sequence ATGATATTGAAATTAAGAGGAATACAGAAGAAATATTTAAACAGCCCATCTAGAGCCATCAGAGGTATGAGTCTTAAAGTAGAAAATGGCGAAATTCTGGCGCTTTTGGGAGAAAGTGGCAGTGGTAAAAGCAGCTTGTTAAAGATAATTTCCGGAAGGCAAATTGCCGACAGAGGCAAAATGGTTTTCCTCAATGAAGAAAAGAACATCCTCGAAAGTAATTTATCAGGGCAATTTGAAGGCATTCGACTTATCGATCAGGAATCACAATTACCCCTAAATGTTTCAATTAGAGTAGCACTGGAAAGACAATTGTACGATTATAAGAAAAGTTGGGTTAAGGAAAGAATCAGCAGGGTTTCAAATCTTTGTCAACTCAAAGGGCTTCTCGATAGAAAAATTAATGAGATATCGGGAGGGCAAAGACAAAGGGCGGCATTGGCACTGGCCATTGCCGATGAACCAAGACTTTTACTGATGGATGAAGCCTTTACAAATCTGGATTTCTCTTTAAAAAAAGAAATCCAAATGCAATGGATAAATATCATTAGAGAAGAAAATATTTCGGTGATTATGGTAACCCATGATCCAAGAGATTCATTAATGTACGCCGACAGAATTGCAGTAATGCACAAAGGAAGAATTGTACAAAGGGGAAGTCCTGAAGAACTATATCACAGACCAAAGGATTTATATGTGTCCGAACTATTTGGACATACGACAAAAGTTAAAAACAAATTTTACAGGCCGGAAGATTTTAAAATTCTAAATCAAAACGGCAAACTAAAAGGCAAGGTATTATATAAATACTTTCAGGGGAATGGTTATTTATATGTACTGAAAAAAAATACAAAAATTTACAAAGTGTATTCGACAAAGGATATAAATAAAAAGGAATTGATGATCAGTTGGGAAGAATGA
- a CDS encoding aldehyde dehydrogenase family protein: MSEKSQSINTLTYTSLEEIEIKVKRQRDFFRNEMSDNIKERTNALKRLLKEIESNEDKIMEAMHLDFQKSNFEVFATEIGLIKSELKLAIRKIKKWSSRTFKGYSILSYPAKLYTETIPLGNTLIFSPWNYPFLLAISPLIGAISAGNTAIIKPSELTVNTSKLIEDIIKNCFDPGHVDVVQGGKNESETLLEFSFDFIFFTGSTAIGNSVYKKAAEHLCPVLLELGGKSPCIVHQDADIETAARRIVWGKFLNGGQTCVSPDYLLVHKDIKEALLSKIKYYIGKFYGKDASKSQDYPRIINQKNFDRLLNLISEARIISGGKSERDQLYIEPTLIELETTDCLLMQEEIFGPILPVLSYESILDINKIIGKNPNPLAIYVFTDNEDFANKLLSENPSGDACINDVVSHFGEKKIPVGGIGESGFGKYRGKKSFLVFSHQRSIFKRRIWPDLPLRYPPYKNKITLLKGLLNKL; the protein is encoded by the coding sequence ATGTCCGAAAAATCTCAATCAATTAATACACTTACTTATACTTCCCTTGAAGAAATTGAAATAAAAGTCAAGCGGCAGAGAGATTTTTTCAGAAATGAAATGAGTGATAATATCAAAGAAAGGACAAATGCACTTAAAAGGTTATTAAAGGAGATTGAATCGAATGAGGACAAGATCATGGAAGCCATGCATCTGGATTTTCAAAAAAGTAATTTTGAAGTATTTGCAACAGAAATAGGCCTGATTAAGTCCGAATTAAAACTAGCAATAAGAAAAATCAAAAAATGGAGCTCCAGAACTTTTAAAGGCTATTCTATTTTAAGTTATCCGGCCAAATTATATACCGAAACCATTCCACTTGGGAATACGCTTATTTTTAGTCCCTGGAACTATCCTTTTCTCTTGGCAATATCTCCGTTGATCGGTGCAATTTCTGCCGGCAATACTGCCATTATAAAGCCATCTGAATTAACAGTTAATACAAGCAAATTAATAGAAGATATTATCAAGAACTGTTTTGACCCGGGGCATGTCGACGTTGTACAAGGAGGTAAAAATGAAAGCGAGACTCTACTAGAATTTTCTTTTGATTTTATATTTTTTACCGGAAGTACGGCCATAGGCAATTCCGTGTATAAAAAAGCTGCAGAACATTTATGTCCTGTTCTGCTTGAGCTAGGTGGCAAATCTCCATGTATTGTGCATCAGGATGCAGACATTGAAACAGCTGCAAGAAGAATAGTTTGGGGTAAATTTTTAAATGGAGGGCAAACATGTGTCTCTCCGGATTACCTATTGGTTCACAAAGACATTAAAGAAGCACTGCTTTCCAAAATAAAATACTATATCGGGAAGTTTTATGGTAAAGATGCGAGCAAGAGTCAAGACTACCCAAGAATAATCAATCAAAAGAATTTTGACAGATTATTAAATCTAATTTCGGAAGCAAGGATTATTTCAGGAGGTAAAAGCGAAAGAGATCAATTGTATATAGAACCGACTTTGATAGAATTGGAAACTACTGATTGCCTGTTAATGCAAGAAGAAATTTTCGGACCGATTCTTCCGGTCTTAAGTTATGAATCAATCTTGGACATAAATAAAATCATAGGTAAAAACCCCAATCCACTGGCCATTTATGTCTTTACCGACAACGAAGATTTTGCAAACAAGCTATTATCGGAGAATCCTTCGGGTGATGCTTGTATAAACGATGTGGTGTCTCATTTTGGAGAAAAGAAAATTCCTGTGGGAGGAATTGGAGAAAGTGGCTTTGGTAAATACAGAGGAAAAAAAAGCTTTCTAGTGTTTTCTCATCAGAGAAGTATATTTAAGAGAAGAATTTGGCCTGATTTGCCTCTGAGGTATCCTCCCTATAAAAACAAAATTACTTTGTTAAAGGGATTGCTCAACAAACTTTAG
- a CDS encoding PorT family protein encodes MKKLLVIITFLIFALPGYSQMFGWGITLGPNLSSAAGQDFDGNAFVGTELITAFHGGLLLQFRPRRFFTIYSGMEYVMKGSNFSSGRNSLGYTSNNNQLRLNYLEVPLFVKINFDQYSDIRPNVFAGPTLGFLISGKDNYLLPINATELSKPLLDTESNYKSFDPGLAFGAGLDIDVGEWTIFTMGAQYVMGMRNVADPESVFVDEDHEVKNRNFRLNMGLIFVIPTYTMNTKGKKDLGFKKFQKHVVK; translated from the coding sequence ATGAAGAAATTACTTGTAATAATTACTTTTTTGATTTTTGCCTTACCGGGCTATTCCCAAATGTTTGGATGGGGAATTACTTTAGGTCCGAATTTGAGTTCTGCTGCCGGTCAGGATTTTGATGGCAATGCATTTGTTGGAACGGAATTGATAACAGCATTTCACGGCGGATTATTATTACAATTCAGGCCCAGAAGGTTTTTCACCATTTATTCCGGTATGGAATACGTAATGAAGGGTTCAAATTTTAGCTCGGGTCGAAATTCACTCGGATATACCAGCAATAACAATCAGTTAAGACTTAATTATCTGGAAGTACCTCTTTTCGTCAAAATAAACTTCGACCAGTATTCTGATATTCGTCCAAATGTATTTGCTGGCCCTACTTTAGGATTTTTAATTTCGGGTAAGGATAATTATTTATTGCCCATAAATGCCACGGAGCTTTCAAAACCATTATTGGATACCGAAAGCAATTACAAAAGCTTTGATCCCGGATTGGCATTTGGTGCAGGATTAGATATTGATGTAGGGGAGTGGACCATATTTACAATGGGCGCCCAATATGTAATGGGAATGAGAAATGTTGCCGACCCAGAATCAGTGTTTGTGGATGAAGACCACGAAGTAAAAAACAGAAATTTCAGATTGAATATGGGATTGATCTTTGTGATTCCAACCTACACCATGAATACAAAAGGTAAGAAAGATCTTGGTTTTAAGAAATTCCAAAAGCACGTCGTAAAATAA
- a CDS encoding deoxynucleoside kinase, which yields MPKHIAVAGNIGAGKSTLAEQIGKYYNWRVELESVEENPYLKDFYDDMKKWSFHLQIHFLNSRFEQTRKLAQLNENIVQDRSIYEDAHIFAKNLHESGLMEKREYNNYFALYSSMIDFIKAPDLLIYLRADIPTLIKRIEMRSRDYESGIRLDYLKNLNHYYEEWISNYNLGKLLIIDVNNIDFVKKQDDLSEILTKVDRELFGMFN from the coding sequence ATGCCTAAACACATTGCAGTAGCCGGAAATATAGGAGCCGGAAAATCTACTTTAGCTGAGCAAATTGGCAAATACTATAATTGGAGGGTAGAGCTGGAATCGGTTGAGGAGAATCCATATCTCAAGGATTTCTATGATGATATGAAAAAATGGTCATTTCATCTTCAAATACATTTTCTGAATTCCCGCTTTGAACAAACGCGTAAACTCGCGCAGTTAAATGAAAACATTGTACAGGATCGAAGTATATATGAAGATGCGCACATATTCGCTAAAAATCTTCACGAATCGGGACTAATGGAAAAAAGAGAATACAACAATTATTTTGCCTTGTATTCTTCAATGATAGACTTCATCAAAGCTCCTGATTTATTAATTTATTTAAGGGCTGACATTCCCACATTAATCAAACGCATAGAAATGCGTTCAAGAGATTATGAATCCGGTATTCGTTTGGATTATCTGAAAAACCTAAATCATTATTATGAGGAATGGATCTCAAATTACAATTTGGGAAAGCTTTTGATTATTGATGTTAATAATATAGATTTTGTAAAAAAACAGGATGATCTTTCTGAGATACTGACAAAAGTGGATAGAGAACTTTTTGGTATGTTTAACTAA